One part of the Glycine soja cultivar W05 chromosome 11, ASM419377v2, whole genome shotgun sequence genome encodes these proteins:
- the LOC114374882 gene encoding scarecrow-like protein 32 — translation MQVTSSQSHMKAELKGTTSISFQNPNTALFNTPHNNPLSGALKGCLGSLDGACIEKLLLHCASALESNDITLAQQVMWVLNNVASPVGDTNQRLTSWFLRALISRASRICPTAMSFKGSNTIQRRLMSVTELAGYVDLIPWHRFGYCASNNEIYKAITGFQRVHIVDFSITHCMQWPTFIDGLAKRPEGPPSLRITVPSCRPHVPPLVNISIHEVGLRLGNFAKFRDVPFEFNVIGNTEGPLTPAELSDESTSFHFEAMLSLLNPTMLNLREDEALVINCQNWLRYLSDDRKGISCQSFSLRDAFLNLIKGLNPRIVLLVDEDCDLSASSLTSRITTCFNHLWIPFDALETFLPKDSCQRSEFESDIGQKIENIIGYEGHQRIERLESGVQMSQRMKNVGYLSVPFCDETVREVKGLLDEHASGWGMKREEGMLVLTWKGNSCVFATAWVPCEILRDHHIGMDASLS, via the coding sequence ATGCAGGTCACGTCCTCACAAAGCCACATGAAAGCCGAGCTAAAGGGCACGACGTCCATTTCCTTTCAAAACCCTAACACCGCTCTCTTCAACACACCCCACAACAACCCTCTCTCGGGAGCACTCAAAGGGTGCCTCGGAAGCCTCGATGGGGCTTGTATTGAGAAGCTATTGCTCCACTGCGCCAGTGCTTTGGAGAGCAACGACATCACCTTGGCTCAACAAGTCATGTGGGTGCTCAACAACGTTGCTTCCCCTGTTGGAGACACTAACCAAAGGCTCACCTCGTGGTTTCTAAGGGCCTTAATCTCTAGGGCTTCAAGAATTTGCCCCACTGCCATGAGTTTCAAAGGAAGCAACACAATCCAAAGGAGGTTGATGAGCGTGACCGAGCTTGCCGGGTATGTGGATCTAATTCCTTGGCATAGGTTTGGGTATTGTGCGTCCAACAATGAAATTTACAAAGCAATAACGGGGTTCCAAAGGGTACATATTGTAGATTTTAGCATAACTCATTGCATGCAATGGCCTACTTTTATAGATGGGTTAGCAAAAAGGCCAGAAGGACCCCCTTCTCTTAGAATCACGGTTCCATCTTGTAGACCACATGTACCCCCCTTGGTCAATATTTCAATACACGAAGTTGGGTTGCGTTTAGGGAATTTTGCTAAGTTCAGAGATGTCCCTTTTGAATTCAATGTTATAGGAAACACAGAAGGACCATTAACACCTGCGGAATTGAGCGATGAATCGACTAGCTTTCACTTTGAAGCAATGTTAAGTCTCTTAAATCCTACCATGCTAAACCTTAGGGAAGATGAAGCTTTGGTCATAAATTGCCAAAACTGGCTACGTTATTTGTCTGATGATAGAAAGGGAATTAGCTGCCAAAGTTTTTCCCTTAGGGATGCTTTTTTGAATCTAATCAAAGGCCTTAACCCCAGGATTGTGCTCTTGGTTGATGAGGATTGTGATCTTAGTGCATCAAGTCTCACATCAAGAATAACCACATGTTTCAACCATCTATGGATACCCTTTGATGCATTGGAGACTTTTTTGCCAAAAGATAGTTGTCAGAGGTCAGAGTTTGAATCCGACATAGGCCAGAAGATTGAGAACATCATAGGCTACGAAGGGCACCAAAGAATTGAGAGGTTGGAATCTGGGGTGCAAATGTCCCAAAGAATGAAAAATGTGGGCTACCTCAGTGTTCCTTTTTGTGATGAAACTGTTAGGGAAGTAAAAGGTTTGCTAGATGAGCATGCTAGTGGGTGGGGGATGAAAAGAGAAGAAGGTATGTTAGTTCTCACGTGGAAAGGAAACAGCTGTGTGTTTGCGACAGCTTGGGTCCCCTGTGAAATATTGAGGGATCATCATATCGGTATGGATGCAAGCCTGTCTTAA
- the LOC114374750 gene encoding LOW QUALITY PROTEIN: probable terpene synthase 11 (The sequence of the model RefSeq protein was modified relative to this genomic sequence to represent the inferred CDS: inserted 2 bases in 2 codons): MSLNAMAFTKLRVSSFTSSLASNNSRPSIYQPWNLSLQSSKIGMVPNKLSIKSVAFSDKVPSQTYLGTKDLDQVIRKGQEALLNSSDPLRTLKIIDTIQKLGIEHHFEKEINLQLGRVGDWDTAEDLFATALQFRLLRHNGWPTCSDVFNKFLDKSGNFKESVTRDIWGMLSLYEASYLGAKGEEVLQQAMDYSRAHLCQSLPHLSPKVRSIVAEALKLPRHQRMVGLEAKNYMVEYSQASNQIPALLKLARLDYDMIQSMHQKELAEISRWWKDLGLIERLGFGRDGPRECFLWALGIFPEPRHSSCRIELAKAICVLQVIDDVFDTYGTLDELVLFTKAIKRWDLDAMEQLPEYMKICYMALYNTTHEIAYKIQKDHSLTVVACLKITWIDLIEAYLKEANWFNNKHVPTFQQYLDNXGDFFRIIXWPWCMQLSSLGMTSQKKPFS; encoded by the exons ATGTCTTTAAATGCAATGGCATTTACAAAACTTAGAGTTTCATCGTTTACAAGCTCACTTGCTAGTAACAATTCAAGGCCATCCATTTATCAACCATGGAACTTATCGTTGCAATCATCAAAAATAGGAATGGTGCCAAATAAATTATCCATCAAGTCCGTTGCTTTTAGTGACAAG GTGCCTAGTCAAACTTATCTTGGTACGAAAGATTTGGATCAAGTTATAAGAAAAGGCCAAGAGGCATTGTTAAACTCAAGTGATCCATTGAGAACATTGAAGATAATTGACACCATCCAAAAGTTAGGAATTGAGCACCATTTCGAAAAGGAAATCAACTTACAGCTTGGAAGGGTAGGGGATTGGGACACTGCCGAAGACCTTTTTGCCACAGCTCTTCAATTCCGCTTGCTGAGGCATAATGGTTGGCCTACATGTTCTG atgttttcaacaaatttttggACAAGAGTGGGAATTTCAAGGAATCTGTCACCAGAGACATTTGGGGCATGTTAAGTTTGTATGAGGCATCATATTTAGGTGCAAAAGGCGAAGAAGTACTACAACAAGCAATGGACTACTCAAGGGCTCATCTGTGTCAATCACTCCCACACCTAAGCCCTAAAGTAAGAAGTATAGTCGCTGAAGCCTTAAAGCTTCCAAGGCACCAAAGAATGGTTGGGTTGGAAGCCAAAAACTACATGGTAGAATATAGCCAAGCAAGCAACCAAATACCAGCTCTTCTAAAATTGGCAAGGCTAGACTATGACATGATTCAATCGATGCACCAAAAAGAATTAGCAGAGATCTCGAG GTGGTGGAAAGACTTGGGACTTATTGAAAGACTTGGTTTTGGAAGAGATGGACCAAGAGAGTGTTTCTTATGGGCATTGGGGATTTTTCCAGAACCTCGTCATTCAAGTTGCCGCATTGAACTTGCAAAAGCCATCTGCGTTTTACAAGTTATAGATGATGTGTTCGACACTTACGGAACATTAGATGAACTTGTTCTTTTTACTAAGGCAATCAAAAG GTGGGATCTTGATGCGATGGAGCAACTACctgaatatatgaaaatatgttaTATGGCATTGTACAACACCACCCATGAAATTGCATACAAAATTCAGAAAGACCACAGCCTAACTGTAGTTGCTTGTTTGAAAATAACA TGGATAGACTTAATTGAAGCTTATCTTAAAGAAGCCAACTGGTTCAACAACAAACATGTGCCAACTTTTCAGCAATATTTGGATA GGGGTGATTTCTTCAGGATCA CCTGGCCTTGGTGCATGCAACTTTCCTCATTGGGGATGACCTCTCAAAAGAAACCATTTTCATGA